The following are encoded together in the Humulus lupulus chromosome 5, drHumLupu1.1, whole genome shotgun sequence genome:
- the LOC133834802 gene encoding uncharacterized protein LOC133834802 produces MVSSSSSSSDTTAERSRRATTSTSSPMAAVADRASWYCAVVLLGLILVASVRQNSLSDDSFRGNRFLDRPCDEIYVVGEGETLHTISDKCSDPFIVERNPHIHDPDDVFPGLVIKITPSNRFN; encoded by the coding sequence atggtttcttcttcttcttcttcttccgatACTACTGCTGAAAGGTCTAGAAGAGCAACGACGTCAACGTCGTCGCCGATGGCGGCGGTAGCTGACCGAGCCTCGTGGTACTGTGCAGTGGTTCTTCTGGGCCTGATCTTGGTGGCCTCGGTGCGCCAGAACTCTCTCTCGGACGATTCCTTTAGAGGGAACCGGTTCTTGGACCGACCCTGTGATGAAATTTATGTCGTTGGAGAAGGCGAAACGCTCCACACCATCAGCGACAAGTGCAGTGACCCGTTTATTGTGGAGCGCAACCCGCATATCCATGACCCGGATGATGTCTTCCCCGGCCTTGTCATCAAGATTACCCCTTCCAACCGGTTCAACTAG